The Bacteroidota bacterium genomic interval TAAAAACATCAATTAATAATCCCAAGGCTAATGGTAAAATTGAGCGTTACCATAGAACTATTGGTGAAGAATGTCTAAGAATAAAATCCCCAGTTACCTTTGAAGACTTTAAGATCTATATTGAAGATTACGTAAATTTCTATAACACTAAAAGACTTCATGCTTCAATTAATTATCTTACGCCGGAAGATTATCTTTTAGGAAGAAAAGTAGAAAGACTTGTTGAAAGAGAATTAAAATTAGAAAATGCAGAAGCGATAAGAGCAAATTATTGGAACTCCATTAATCAAGCAGCTTAATTTATGATTTTTATTAACCAACTATTATTTTATATTAATTGTAACTTTTCCCTTGAAGCATTACAGGATCAAGATTAATTAACCAAACTCCACCTCTACGCGCGGATTTCATCGGAATCTAATGAAGTGAAACTTGTCAATTCGTTATCATTGCTATAATCCTGCACAAGCGAATTTGCTGCTGTAGCTAATTGCTTCTTCAGACCTGAGCTTATTTGAAACTCGTGAGGATTAGTAATATCTTTTTCAATGAGATGAAGAACTTCTTCTACTATCCGTAAGCGTTCGACTGTTGGAAGGTTTTTAAGTTCTTCCATTATTTGTCTATGTGTCATTTTTTCACCTAATACATTATGATACAATATACTGAATAGGCAAAGGCTTGTCAAGCTTAAAACATAGCTCATACACAAACGGGCACTGTTTTATTTTTTTTATCTCGCAACAGCATCCGTCAACTGACGGACTATTCATGGTTATGCGATTATCTTCGCATTACCGTGAACGGTAACGCTGACAGAAAAAGCATCATGAATGATGCTAAAACCGCAGGTCAGACCGATTCATCGGTCTTTGTTTAATTAGCATTACCATTGATGGTAATGCGTTTATTTCAACAGCAAAAGCTTCCGGGTTTGTGTAAAGTTTCCAGACTGCCTTCTCCCTTCTCCCAGCCTTGCTCGGCTTTTACTGCGCTTATCTCCAATTGCCGCTTCACTCGCTTATCTTTTTCATCCTCGCAGGGCGCTACAGGCAAGTGGACGTGCGCGTGGGCGCCAACCTCTGCCCCAGCCATGAGGAAGTCCCGAAGCTGATGGGAAGGCTTTTTGAATGGTTTTCAGGCGCAGAAAAGGCAATGCACCCATTCGAGCTTGCCGCGCTTGCGCACCTCAAGTCATTCCCACGGCAAAAGCCGGTCTGCGTTCATGCCGAGGACCGCGAGCGGATTGCCGAGCGTGTGGGCAAGTTCAAGCGGCAGAACGAGGTGCAGGACAAGCTGGTTTCGCAGATTGCCTGCGAGTTTGCGCTTCGCGAGGCAGGGAGGCTGAACCGGCGCGTTCACATCTGCCACCTCACCACTGGCCTGGAAATAGAGCTTTGCCGGCGCTACAAAAACGCGACCTACGAGATAACCCCGAACCATCTTTTCATGTCCACCGCAGACATCAGGTGCCTGGGGCCGTTGGGCAGGATAAACCCTCCCTTGCGCGACAAGCGCGAGCAGGCTGCATTGTGGCGGAACATAAACGATGATACAATAATTGCATCCGACCACGCGCCGCATTTGATAGCGCACAAGCTTTCCGGCTCGCCGGGATTTCCGGGCGTGGGCACGCTCCTGCCCCTGATGCTCAACGCAGTGCATGAAAAGAAAATAACAATGGAGCTTCTTGTGAAAATGTGCGCATATAACCCCTCGGCTGCCTTCTGCCTCAGCTCCAAGGGCTCGCTCGCGCCGGGCTTTGACGCGGACATTGTTCTTGTGGACATGAAAAAGAAGTGGAGGATAACCGCTGAGAACCGCCTCTCCAAGTGCGGCTGGACGCCGTTTGAGGGCAGGGAAGTATATGGGAAAATAGAAAAGGTCTTCCTGCGCGGGAAGCTCGCTTACGACGGGGAAAAAGTCATCTCCAAGCCCGGCGATGGCAGGGAATTGCTCTAGTTTCAGCTTTCTTCTCACAGAAAAAGAACCCGGTTCAACACCCATTCATCCATCAGAAGCCTTTACGCTGATTTCCCCCTTCAGCCGACGGTGTGGACTTTGCCATCGCACTTGTCCGTGCTTGTGATTTTCGCGCCCTTGCGCTCCTTTTCAGTTATGAGCGTGTCATAGCACCATTGGCAATATTTTTTCTTTGCCACAACCAGGCCTCCGTGGTTTTTTCATCCTTCAATGTCTAATGAGCGTCAGTCCTGCTTCGACTTGGTAAAGAAGTCGGTGGCGGGCGCGTCCTTCTTCTCCTCAGGCGGCTTTTGCTTTTGAACCTGCTCAGCCTTATTTTCAGAGGCTTTGCCGTCCTTTTCAAGAGACTCTTCCATGCCGGTCTTTGGACGGTGCTTCTCGGCTATGCCCTTGGTTTTCTCATATTCACCCTTCCGCCTCTTCCTCTCCTCCCTGTCCTGTGCCTTCTCGCCTTCCTTTTTCGTTTGACTGCCGCCCTTTGGCTGGGATTTTTTCTGCTCGTTGAGTTTCTGGAGTTGTTCGTTAGTCCATTTTGTGAACTGATCGAAAACATCTGCGCCATATTCTT includes:
- a CDS encoding integrase core domain-containing protein, which codes for KTSINNPKANGKIERYHRTIGEECLRIKSPVTFEDFKIYIEDYVNFYNTKRLHASINYLTPEDYLLGRKVERLVERELKLENAEAIRANYWNSINQAA
- a CDS encoding amidohydrolase family protein, whose amino-acid sequence is MGANLCPSHEEVPKLMGRLFEWFSGAEKAMHPFELAALAHLKSFPRQKPVCVHAEDRERIAERVGKFKRQNEVQDKLVSQIACEFALREAGRLNRRVHICHLTTGLEIELCRRYKNATYEITPNHLFMSTADIRCLGPLGRINPPLRDKREQAALWRNINDDTIIASDHAPHLIAHKLSGSPGFPGVGTLLPLMLNAVHEKKITMELLVKMCAYNPSAAFCLSSKGSLAPGFDADIVLVDMKKKWRITAENRLSKCGWTPFEGREVYGKIEKVFLRGKLAYDGEKVISKPGDGRELL